In Tachypleus tridentatus isolate NWPU-2018 chromosome 7, ASM421037v1, whole genome shotgun sequence, a genomic segment contains:
- the LOC143255990 gene encoding uncharacterized protein LOC143255990, which produces MNPLTTQAIVTSAWWILPNIGMARMHLLSCIWTFHHPSPQCYAVPTLPERKRPSSEESSRSEEEVDIKDSDYNFRDAASERNPYYPNQRDLNDLIRDLDLTKLNAELLTSRLKKWDLFDESVQVTGQRKCYQHFSSFFTH; this is translated from the coding sequence atgaacccattgaccactcaagcaattgttacttctgcatggtggatcCTTCCAAACATTGGgatggcaagaatgcatctgctatcatgtatctggaccttccatcatccatcacccCAGTGCTATGCTGTACcaactctgccagagagaaagcggccatcctcagaagagagcagcagaTCGGAAGAAGAGGTAGACATTAAAGattcagattacaatttcagagatgcagctagtgagagaaacccatactaccccaaccaaagagacctcaatgacttgatcagagatcttgatctaacaaagttgaatgctgagcttttgacatctaggctcaagaaGTGGGATTTGTTTGATGAAAGTGTACAAGTCACAGGTCAGAGGAAGTGTTaccaacatttttcaagcttcttcactcattAG